In the Candidatus Mycosynbacter amalyticus genome, one interval contains:
- the ruvC gene encoding crossover junction endodeoxyribonuclease RuvC, with amino-acid sequence MRIIGIDPGTGILGFGVIDVTKDNKVRMVTGGVITTPAHTPLDERLEEIFDGLTDIIAETKPEIMSIEKLFFSQNVTTAISVAQARGVAMLTGRRAKLPIAEYTPQQIKQTLTGYGKADKKQMQEMVRIHLGLKDIPRPDDAADALAAAITHSMMTRAL; translated from the coding sequence ATGAGAATTATTGGTATTGACCCGGGCACGGGTATCCTCGGCTTCGGTGTGATCGATGTGACGAAAGATAACAAAGTCCGTATGGTGACGGGCGGTGTCATCACGACACCCGCACACACACCGCTCGATGAACGGCTTGAAGAGATCTTCGACGGCCTGACGGATATTATTGCTGAGACAAAACCGGAGATTATGTCGATCGAAAAACTCTTTTTCTCACAGAACGTTACCACGGCTATCAGTGTCGCACAAGCGCGCGGCGTGGCTATGCTCACCGGCAGGCGCGCGAAATTGCCGATTGCCGAATATACACCACAGCAGATCAAGCAGACGTTGACTGGCTACGGCAAGGCAGACAAAAAACAGATGCAGGAAATGGTACGTATCCATCTTGGTCTGAAAGATATTCCTAGGCCCGACGATGCCGCAGATGCACTTGCGGCAGCAATTACTCACTCGATGATGACGAGAGCGTTATGA
- a CDS encoding lamin tail domain-containing protein — translation MRFFRYLTTLIACAAFLVVSPTSAISTVSPSPLLPQSPLAITAYSVTQVGLPQYVEIYNDGDIPLKLREWSLVFDWSAKTTTALATPRLVVGLSADDSHYIAPGGYVLVGFGATVPGAHVQVSSPTINTDNFLSKMHLDHAQYRSYERTFTATTTQVPMRLNQGASGYTTAYAVETRTELWQTPLYIPLSATPLRIVEVLPNPAACQPFDTMLTCNDYVKVYNTSASTLDLAGLRLRTGSVEQNATSSNTVLLGGTLAPSAYGVFPLSLTNSGNWVWLEDAYGVVQYQDSMVAYGDASAKKGQAWSQDTNGLWRWTQYPSPYDMPNQFTDGQPVNSCSSLRLSEIGANLSVQFIELYNASSESVNLRGCQLQTNRSTEISHVFGEQIVAPGAFVSVNVADTKLSLTKTTTGTVYVLSSDGQTEVDARSYENLSENTSYALVDGVWQQTFVTTPGAVNVYEPYVPCQAGYERNLDTGRCNKIAVPSTLTPCDIDEYRSPDTGRCRKLTSATASSLTPCKEGQYRSPETNRCRSLATASTDLKPCAVGQERNLDTNRCRKVTQGDGDAGFSVVETPATSDQVLSWLALAGVGVVSFGYAGWEWRREIWSGLSGLLGMLPFVK, via the coding sequence ATGCGCTTTTTCCGATATCTTACTACGCTGATTGCCTGTGCTGCATTTCTGGTCGTGAGCCCCACGTCCGCGATATCGACTGTCTCGCCGAGCCCCTTACTGCCACAGTCGCCTCTTGCGATTACCGCGTATTCCGTGACGCAGGTCGGCCTACCTCAGTATGTCGAAATCTACAATGACGGCGATATACCCCTGAAGCTGAGGGAGTGGTCGCTCGTGTTCGACTGGAGCGCCAAAACGACGACAGCTCTCGCGACACCGCGCCTAGTAGTAGGGCTATCTGCGGATGATTCCCACTATATCGCGCCAGGTGGCTATGTGCTGGTAGGATTTGGTGCGACGGTGCCAGGTGCGCATGTGCAGGTGTCGAGTCCGACGATAAACACTGACAATTTCCTAAGCAAGATGCATCTTGATCATGCACAGTATCGTTCGTATGAGCGAACGTTTACGGCTACCACCACCCAGGTTCCGATGCGACTCAACCAGGGCGCGAGCGGCTACACGACTGCTTATGCTGTCGAGACTCGCACAGAACTCTGGCAAACACCGCTCTATATACCACTGTCTGCGACACCGCTGCGCATTGTTGAAGTACTACCAAATCCTGCTGCGTGTCAGCCGTTCGACACTATGTTGACCTGTAACGATTACGTGAAGGTCTATAACACCAGTGCTAGCACGCTAGATCTAGCGGGTCTGCGCCTGAGAACTGGTTCGGTAGAGCAAAATGCTACAAGTAGTAACACTGTGTTATTGGGTGGCACGCTCGCGCCGAGTGCGTACGGTGTATTTCCCCTCTCACTCACCAATAGTGGTAATTGGGTATGGCTCGAAGATGCCTACGGAGTGGTGCAGTACCAAGATTCTATGGTCGCGTACGGTGATGCGTCGGCCAAAAAAGGCCAAGCGTGGTCACAGGATACGAACGGGCTATGGCGCTGGACGCAGTATCCCTCGCCGTATGATATGCCAAATCAATTTACCGACGGGCAGCCGGTTAACAGTTGTAGTAGTTTGCGTCTGAGTGAGATTGGCGCGAATCTGAGCGTGCAGTTCATCGAATTATACAATGCGTCTAGCGAATCCGTGAATCTGCGCGGCTGTCAATTGCAGACCAATCGCTCTACCGAAATCAGCCATGTATTTGGTGAGCAGATAGTAGCACCGGGTGCATTTGTGTCGGTGAATGTAGCCGATACCAAACTCAGCCTGACGAAGACTACGACTGGCACCGTGTACGTACTTTCAAGCGACGGGCAGACGGAGGTGGATGCGCGCAGTTACGAGAATCTGAGCGAGAATACCAGCTATGCATTGGTTGATGGTGTCTGGCAGCAGACATTTGTAACGACACCCGGCGCGGTCAATGTGTATGAGCCATATGTGCCATGTCAAGCCGGCTATGAGCGAAATCTCGATACCGGCAGATGTAACAAAATTGCAGTGCCGAGTACACTGACACCATGCGACATCGACGAATATCGTAGTCCCGACACCGGTCGTTGCCGTAAGCTAACCAGTGCTACAGCGTCGAGCCTGACACCCTGCAAAGAGGGGCAATACCGCAGCCCGGAAACCAATCGTTGTCGCTCGCTCGCGACTGCCTCCACAGACCTGAAGCCCTGCGCTGTGGGCCAGGAGCGCAATCTCGATACGAATCGTTGCCGCAAAGTGACGCAAGGCGACGGAGATGCTGGTTTCTCGGTTGTTGAGACTCCTGCAACCTCCGACCAAGTACTGTCATGGCTCGCCCTCGCTGGTGTGGGCGTGGTATCGTTTGGCTATGCAGGCTGGGAGTGGCGGCGCGAGATATGGAGCGGACTATCCGGTCTACTCGGTATGCTGCCGTTTGTGAAATAG
- a CDS encoding YebC/PmpR family DNA-binding transcriptional regulator has protein sequence MSGHSKWETIKRQKGANDAKRGAIFTKLGNQIAIAARAGTDVNMNSALALAVEKAKAANMPNANIQRAIDRVNDKNAAALEEITYEGYGPGGVGLIIETATDNRNRTLPEVKNALVKNGGRIADAGSVMFQFTRKGVIRVAASGEDALLTVLDAGAEDALEADGELVVYTDQKDLAKVRQAIIDAGLSVTDAELQYVPNSEIDITDEETAAKVMKVMDALDDVADVVNVHTNANIVE, from the coding sequence ATGTCAGGACACAGTAAATGGGAAACTATCAAACGCCAAAAAGGTGCCAACGATGCTAAGCGTGGGGCGATTTTTACCAAGCTCGGCAACCAGATTGCGATTGCAGCACGTGCTGGAACTGATGTGAATATGAACTCGGCACTTGCCCTGGCAGTCGAAAAAGCCAAGGCTGCCAACATGCCAAACGCCAACATCCAGCGTGCGATCGACCGAGTGAATGACAAAAACGCGGCTGCACTTGAAGAGATTACGTACGAAGGTTACGGACCTGGCGGCGTAGGTCTTATCATCGAAACAGCGACTGACAATCGTAACCGCACCCTGCCAGAAGTGAAAAACGCACTGGTGAAAAATGGCGGACGTATTGCTGACGCTGGTAGTGTGATGTTTCAGTTTACACGCAAAGGAGTGATTCGTGTCGCGGCAAGCGGCGAAGACGCACTGCTGACGGTGCTTGATGCGGGTGCTGAAGACGCGCTCGAAGCCGATGGTGAGTTGGTGGTATATACCGACCAGAAAGATTTGGCAAAAGTACGCCAAGCAATTATTGACGCGGGGCTAAGCGTGACGGATGCCGAGCTGCAGTATGTACCAAATAGCGAGATCGACATCACCGACGAAGAAACTGCTGCAAAAGTCATGAAGGTGATGGATGCACTCGATGACGTAGCAGATGTGGTGAACGTACATACCAACGCAAATATTGTCGAATAA
- a CDS encoding ComEC/Rec2 family competence protein, producing MFSWLSRRIHSVFLISGLSCGVLAGVLLSYYFPSQWFTAASWWVVWLFWLALCFWKARRWTLIVLCMVGATIGYGRGAYELASWVDLSHYTGRTVTMSGTVREDPASGSGSEVRLRLDSVQINGVRYGGVYWVSVSGSGAKAIERSDRVTVRGTLDEGFGTFAATMFRVGLVELQKHVRFDPMLEVRNYFADMIRTALPDPQASLGIGYILGQKRALPADFEAALLTVGLTHVVVASGYNLTILVRVSRRLFERVSRYMAVLASGTLIVAFVGITGLSPSMSRAGLVAGLSLIAWYYGRTIHPAVLLVVTAAISVLVQPSYLWGDVGWMLSFASFAGVMFLAPLLQVYFYGDKKPGLVRQVLGETFSAQVLTLPLILVTFGVISNVALVANLLVLPLVPLAMLLTFVAGLAAMWLPWLAGLMALPAYWLLSYMTWIIGLLAELPWASSEVSVDVPTALVLYGFIILLIVWLKRRTRLSFRQVNLVE from the coding sequence ATGTTTTCCTGGCTCTCTCGTCGTATCCACTCTGTCTTTCTGATATCTGGCCTGTCGTGCGGTGTGCTGGCCGGGGTGCTATTGTCATATTACTTCCCGAGCCAGTGGTTCACGGCTGCATCGTGGTGGGTGGTCTGGCTGTTTTGGCTCGCTCTGTGCTTCTGGAAGGCGCGGCGCTGGACACTGATTGTGTTATGCATGGTTGGCGCGACAATAGGCTATGGTCGCGGCGCATATGAGCTGGCGTCGTGGGTAGATTTGTCGCACTATACCGGCCGCACGGTCACGATGAGCGGAACTGTGCGTGAAGATCCAGCAAGCGGTAGCGGCAGTGAGGTGCGCTTGCGGCTCGATAGTGTGCAGATCAATGGTGTACGCTACGGCGGCGTGTACTGGGTGAGCGTGAGTGGCAGCGGAGCGAAGGCTATTGAGCGCAGTGACCGGGTGACGGTACGCGGTACGCTCGACGAAGGCTTCGGTACGTTTGCGGCCACGATGTTTCGCGTTGGGCTGGTGGAACTGCAAAAACACGTACGGTTTGACCCGATGCTCGAAGTACGCAACTACTTTGCTGACATGATTCGCACTGCGTTGCCCGATCCGCAAGCGTCGCTCGGGATCGGCTATATATTGGGGCAGAAGCGAGCGCTGCCTGCTGATTTTGAAGCGGCGCTGCTGACTGTCGGTCTGACGCACGTGGTGGTCGCAAGCGGCTACAATCTTACAATATTGGTACGTGTGAGTCGGCGCCTCTTTGAACGAGTGTCGCGCTATATGGCGGTGCTGGCGAGCGGCACACTCATTGTGGCATTTGTCGGTATTACGGGTTTGAGTCCGAGTATGTCGCGCGCAGGGCTGGTGGCCGGACTGAGCTTGATAGCTTGGTATTATGGCCGCACGATTCATCCGGCGGTACTACTGGTGGTGACGGCGGCTATATCTGTACTAGTGCAGCCGAGCTATCTGTGGGGTGACGTGGGCTGGATGCTTAGCTTCGCGTCATTTGCGGGCGTGATGTTCCTAGCGCCGTTGCTGCAGGTGTATTTCTACGGCGACAAGAAGCCTGGTCTGGTGCGGCAGGTGCTCGGCGAGACTTTTTCTGCCCAGGTGCTCACGCTGCCGCTGATATTGGTGACGTTTGGTGTGATATCCAACGTCGCGCTGGTGGCAAATTTGCTTGTCTTACCACTGGTGCCACTCGCCATGCTACTGACATTTGTGGCAGGTCTCGCCGCGATGTGGCTACCATGGCTGGCAGGACTTATGGCGTTGCCGGCGTACTGGCTGCTGAGCTATATGACGTGGATTATCGGGCTACTCGCCGAGTTGCCCTGGGCGAGTAGCGAAGTGTCGGTAGATGTGCCGACGGCATTAGTGCTCTACGGATTCATCATCCTACTGATCGTCTGGCTCAAGCGCCGTACCCGGCTCAGCTTCCGACAGGTGAACCTGGTCGAGTAA
- a CDS encoding DUF192 domain-containing protein: protein MEYGARSHAEHNLVWVGVMLVVGALVLFVAWKFWPESLGATDVSVGAKTFRADVADTEDRRSAGVTGLGTMSDDQALLMVYDYSGEWPIRTQGNKFSVDIAWISEGKKVAYVAKDARPSSTSTYKPGGKSRYVLILPAGAVTKYNISPGKIVNFEYGG from the coding sequence ATGGAATACGGTGCGCGCAGTCATGCTGAGCATAATCTCGTCTGGGTCGGCGTCATGCTTGTCGTAGGCGCGCTAGTATTGTTTGTTGCCTGGAAGTTTTGGCCCGAGTCACTCGGTGCGACGGATGTGTCGGTGGGAGCTAAGACGTTTCGTGCTGACGTAGCGGATACCGAAGATCGGCGTAGTGCTGGTGTGACGGGTCTTGGTACAATGTCGGATGATCAGGCGCTATTGATGGTCTACGATTATAGTGGTGAGTGGCCGATTCGCACACAAGGCAATAAGTTCTCTGTCGATATCGCATGGATTTCGGAAGGCAAAAAAGTAGCGTATGTAGCCAAAGACGCACGTCCTTCGTCGACAAGCACGTACAAGCCCGGCGGCAAGTCTCGCTATGTGCTGATTCTACCTGCTGGAGCGGTGACAAAATACAATATCTCGCCCGGTAAGATAGTTAATTTCGAGTACGGCGGCTAG
- the rimK gene encoding 30S ribosomal protein S6--L-glutamate ligase, with amino-acid sequence MKIAILSKGGANYSTKRLKEVAVARGHEVEVINYAKCYVAIEKNQPVVRYKGRSLDHFDAIIPRIAQSYTKYGTAIVRQFEHQGAFTTASSIAIVRSRDKLRAYQIMARAGVGIPKTVFARETANFDDVVSLAGGTPLIIKVARGTHGNGVVLAETTKAAKAVMQAFYVEGVNFLVQEFVKESAGEDIRALVVGGRVVASIKRQSLDDDFRSNTHQGGVGVPVKLTDEEKKTAIKAAKAMGLPVCGVDMMRSGRGPLVLEVNSSASLKTPEAVTSRDVATKIIEYVERNAKRRPKKDKVGA; translated from the coding sequence ATGAAGATAGCGATTCTGTCGAAAGGCGGCGCAAATTACTCCACAAAACGCCTCAAAGAGGTCGCAGTAGCCCGTGGACATGAGGTAGAAGTGATTAATTACGCTAAGTGTTATGTGGCGATTGAAAAGAATCAGCCAGTTGTGCGTTACAAGGGCCGTTCACTGGATCATTTCGATGCAATTATTCCACGTATTGCGCAAAGCTATACCAAGTATGGAACCGCAATTGTGCGTCAGTTTGAGCATCAGGGCGCATTTACTACGGCCAGCTCAATCGCCATCGTACGTTCACGGGACAAGTTGCGTGCATATCAGATCATGGCACGCGCTGGCGTAGGAATACCAAAGACGGTGTTTGCGCGCGAGACAGCCAATTTCGATGACGTGGTCTCACTTGCGGGCGGCACACCGCTGATCATCAAAGTGGCACGTGGCACACATGGTAACGGCGTAGTGCTCGCAGAGACGACCAAGGCAGCCAAAGCAGTAATGCAGGCATTTTATGTGGAGGGCGTGAACTTCTTGGTCCAAGAATTTGTTAAAGAATCTGCGGGTGAAGATATCCGTGCACTAGTGGTGGGTGGTCGTGTGGTTGCTAGTATCAAACGTCAGTCTCTCGACGACGATTTTCGTAGCAATACGCACCAAGGTGGCGTAGGAGTGCCGGTCAAGCTGACAGATGAAGAAAAGAAGACGGCCATCAAAGCCGCTAAGGCTATGGGGCTTCCTGTGTGTGGAGTCGATATGATGCGTAGTGGTCGGGGCCCCCTAGTGCTTGAAGTAAATTCATCTGCTAGCCTCAAGACACCAGAGGCAGTCACCAGTCGGGACGTAGCAACTAAGATCATTGAATATGTCGAACGCAACGCCAAGCGTCGACCGAAAAAAGACAAAGTCGGCGCATAG
- a CDS encoding ATP-dependent zinc protease family protein has translation MATKHDFHKVIIGRSELLTFVGTAPVKIPAKTDTGAYRSAVHADNIVLNDDGVLSFDLLGGHPVCGTMAYRVTAEEFATVWVSNSFGHREQRYEVKLKVKLGPKVFHARFTLADRSKKIYPVLLGRKLLNHRFLVDSAETSLNRIELKQQYNIDFPNDEEEGRDS, from the coding sequence ATGGCTACCAAGCATGATTTTCACAAAGTTATCATCGGCCGGTCCGAACTACTGACTTTTGTCGGTACGGCGCCAGTGAAGATACCCGCAAAAACCGATACAGGTGCGTATCGGTCTGCTGTGCATGCTGACAATATCGTATTAAATGACGACGGCGTTTTGAGTTTCGACCTCTTGGGTGGACATCCTGTGTGTGGTACGATGGCATATCGGGTCACCGCCGAAGAGTTCGCGACTGTATGGGTATCCAACTCTTTTGGGCACCGGGAGCAGCGCTATGAGGTAAAGCTCAAAGTAAAGCTGGGGCCAAAGGTGTTCCATGCGAGATTCACACTGGCCGATCGCTCGAAAAAAATCTACCCGGTACTACTTGGTCGCAAATTACTCAATCACCGGTTTCTTGTAGATTCGGCTGAAACAAGTCTCAACCGAATAGAATTAAAACAGCAGTACAATATAGACTTTCCAAACGATGAAGAAGAAGGGCGGGATTCATGA
- a CDS encoding ATP-grasp domain-containing protein — protein sequence MTHVLVVGKKFSALADYLVAHEYTYTVLQDRQATKFPDKRFKHRVVADFSSLESLFATVDTLQTTPNLVLATYENYILPAAHIAAHLGLPGIPATAAEACTDKFLMRSLFAQAPEKISPDFAIVRTEDDLRAFAANHTFPLILKPANLAKSLLVTKSNSLDELLANYHIATRLLNSTYAKYAPNRTPSLIVEEFLAGSVHSVDAFVDGTGTPHILDAVVDYQTGYDIGYDDNFHYSRLLPSALSTKDQTALRRCADIGIRALGMKHTPAHVEIIMTADGPRIVEIGARNGGYRERMHRLANGIDITGAALQTAAGGIPTVASSYTYSCAVLELFPHSEGSFVGITHLEELQQLPSLNYLSIKTQPGDTVGKASGGHKAVAVIILSHENPAQFAADKHFVDTHCAIQTEG from the coding sequence ATGACACACGTGCTCGTTGTAGGTAAGAAATTCTCCGCTCTCGCAGACTATCTTGTCGCTCACGAGTACACATATACCGTGCTTCAGGATCGGCAAGCTACTAAGTTTCCAGACAAACGATTCAAGCACCGAGTTGTAGCAGATTTCTCGTCACTTGAATCACTTTTTGCTACTGTTGATACGCTCCAGACCACGCCAAATCTTGTACTTGCTACCTATGAAAACTACATACTACCTGCTGCACATATCGCCGCGCACCTTGGCTTACCAGGTATACCAGCAACCGCAGCCGAGGCCTGTACCGACAAGTTCCTGATGCGCTCACTTTTTGCCCAGGCTCCCGAAAAAATCAGTCCCGACTTTGCTATCGTCCGCACCGAAGACGACCTGCGTGCGTTTGCTGCGAACCACACGTTTCCTCTCATCCTCAAACCCGCCAATCTTGCCAAAAGCCTTCTGGTCACAAAAAGCAACTCGCTTGATGAATTGCTTGCAAACTATCATATAGCGACTCGGCTACTAAATTCGACCTACGCTAAATACGCGCCAAATCGTACTCCATCACTTATCGTTGAAGAATTCCTGGCAGGGAGCGTGCATTCCGTCGATGCCTTTGTTGACGGCACAGGCACGCCGCACATCCTCGATGCAGTCGTTGACTATCAGACGGGCTACGACATCGGCTATGACGATAATTTTCACTACAGCCGCCTGTTGCCGAGTGCACTTTCGACAAAAGATCAAACGGCGCTGCGGCGCTGCGCTGACATCGGCATTCGTGCGCTTGGCATGAAGCACACTCCCGCCCACGTAGAAATCATTATGACAGCCGACGGACCGCGCATCGTTGAGATTGGTGCGCGCAACGGCGGCTACCGCGAACGCATGCACCGGCTCGCTAATGGCATCGATATTACTGGAGCAGCCTTGCAGACTGCCGCGGGTGGAATCCCAACGGTTGCATCGTCTTATACATATAGCTGTGCCGTTCTTGAATTATTTCCACACTCAGAAGGATCATTTGTTGGAATCACACATCTCGAAGAGCTACAACAACTCCCATCACTCAATTACCTGAGTATTAAAACTCAGCCTGGAGATACCGTCGGCAAAGCTTCAGGCGGACATAAAGCTGTTGCGGTTATCATACTATCACATGAAAATCCTGCACAATTTGCCGCTGACAAGCACTTCGTTGATACACACTGCGCCATACAGACAGAAGGCTAA
- a CDS encoding ATP-grasp domain-containing protein gives MTQNTKKLAIVTANAASTGSNLLATTARRLGYEPLVCLADDKNAASIIDAADAVIYRRSPKTVELYKNIAMHLTNRSHKQSLLRSLESFSKCDSYTILSRAHVPMPKSEIVTKVLPPPWLPGVVKAAVGNKGLGVTLVKTIDEYNTAVAKCLDAENECLYQEYIEESRGADKRVIVCGSRCVAAMRRIAQPGEFRANIHLGAAASTYEPSSQEKEIAIAAVDALELPYAGVDIIDSDEGPLVLEVNPSPGYAISEITGVDIAKEIIEHIMNEANA, from the coding sequence ATGACTCAAAACACAAAAAAACTCGCAATTGTCACTGCCAATGCCGCCAGCACGGGGTCAAACTTACTCGCAACTACAGCACGGCGTTTGGGCTATGAGCCTCTCGTATGCCTTGCTGATGACAAAAACGCGGCCAGTATAATTGATGCCGCTGATGCTGTTATCTACCGCCGCAGCCCTAAAACGGTAGAATTATATAAAAATATTGCGATGCATCTTACCAACCGGTCCCATAAACAGTCTTTGCTACGGAGTCTAGAATCGTTTAGCAAATGTGATTCCTATACTATACTGTCACGGGCTCACGTGCCAATGCCTAAGTCGGAAATCGTGACAAAAGTATTGCCTCCACCATGGCTTCCAGGGGTAGTGAAAGCTGCTGTAGGGAATAAGGGGTTGGGTGTGACCCTTGTCAAAACAATAGATGAGTACAATACAGCTGTTGCAAAGTGCTTGGATGCAGAAAATGAATGCTTGTATCAAGAATACATAGAGGAGTCAAGGGGTGCGGATAAGCGTGTTATTGTCTGCGGATCCCGGTGCGTGGCTGCTATGCGCCGGATCGCTCAACCAGGGGAATTTCGTGCAAATATTCACCTAGGTGCGGCAGCGAGTACGTATGAACCAAGCTCACAAGAAAAAGAGATAGCTATCGCTGCGGTTGATGCGCTTGAATTACCGTATGCCGGAGTGGATATTATCGATAGCGATGAAGGCCCTTTGGTATTAGAGGTGAACCCGTCTCCCGGATATGCTATCAGTGAGATTACTGGAGTCGATATCGCAAAAGAAATAATTGAACATATCATGAACGAGGCGAATGCATGA
- a CDS encoding GNAT family N-acetyltransferase has translation MDMASRFRTLAHTDLEELVQNFPQPQPDAHAKRLAHQDAGDYSYFCTEQDGIIAAIQLVRWIGPRKQEDRILSQLPEIGSLYVRPEYRGKGLGGALIAHSEDTVYKQGYTGVGAIIKDSNAISTHMHLRRGYRPIGVATRTDQDPDEPRTYYIKQFPQTDF, from the coding sequence ATGGACATGGCATCCCGTTTCAGAACACTTGCGCATACAGACTTAGAAGAACTTGTGCAAAATTTTCCTCAACCCCAGCCAGATGCGCATGCTAAGCGACTTGCCCATCAAGATGCGGGCGACTACTCATATTTCTGCACAGAACAAGATGGAATAATCGCCGCCATTCAGCTTGTGCGCTGGATTGGACCTCGTAAGCAGGAAGACCGAATACTCTCCCAGCTACCAGAGATAGGGAGCTTGTATGTGCGGCCGGAATATCGCGGCAAAGGCCTTGGTGGTGCACTTATCGCTCATTCCGAAGATACTGTATACAAGCAGGGCTACACCGGCGTCGGAGCAATCATCAAAGACTCAAATGCTATTTCTACACACATGCATCTTAGGCGCGGCTACCGGCCCATTGGCGTCGCTACTCGCACAGATCAAGACCCCGATGAGCCTCGAACTTACTACATCAAGCAATTTCCTCAAACAGATTTTTGA